The Castanea sativa cultivar Marrone di Chiusa Pesio chromosome 4, ASM4071231v1 sequence GTTTGGCTCATTTTTACGAAGTTGTGCAAGAATCTACTGGTGACCCTTCAGGAGAACACAAGAAAGGCTTTGGAGGAATTTGTAAGGAATGAAGGGTTCCTTCTAACATCTCTACCACCTTATTCATGGATGGTCGATCGGATGGATTCGTCTGAATGCACCATAAACTCACCAGTATCATCTTCCTTGTTGTCTCTTGTTCCTCCGCTGTCATGACCCCACATGTTCTTCCACCCATACCTAGTTCAACTTCCTTATAAATAcaatctggaaaatatttttcgcTACTGTTGGACACTCCATTATCAAAATTCTTTCTCCCTCCAACCATTTCAAGAACAAGCATTCCATAGCTATAGACATCAGATTTATGAGAGACTCCTCCAAAGTTCCGACTAAATACTTCTGGGGCAATATACCCTGCTGTTCCTCTCATGCCAAGCATTGATACAATGCTGTCTTTTCTTTGGCAGAGTTTAGCAAGACCAAAATCAgagatttttgggttgaaatctTCATCTAAAAGAATATTCTGAGGTTTTATGTCAAAATGCAGAATCCTTGTGCTACAACCTCGATGTAAATATTCTAGTCCTCGAGCAATGTCAACTGCAATTTTGTACAATATTTTCCATTCCAAACGACAATTTGTTGCTGAAGAATCTCGATGGTATATGAACTTGTCTAGAGATCCATTGGgcataaattcatatattagaGCTCGCTTGTTCTTTTCACAACTGAAACCTAAAAGAATGACTATATTAACATGAGAAGTCCTACTAATGCTTGCAACTTCATTAACAAAATCTTCTCCATTGCCTTTGGATTCACTTAGAACTTTTACTGCCACGAGCTTACCATCTGGTAGCTTTCCTTTGTATACACTGCTGTATCCTCCTTGCCCTAGTTTGTTTAAGAATGAGTTTGTCATCTTCTTGATCTCTGAATAACTATAATGCTTGGGAGCAATTGAACCATAACTCAATATAATTGCCTTGAGATTTTCGTCGTTTTTCCTTGCTGTCCTCCTAAAGATCAATGCCTTACTCAATTGTTCTCTTCTAAGGCAGCATATTATGATACAGACCACTATAATCACAAGCACAGCAGCCGCAATACCTGTAATTAAAGAAAGGCAACTTTGTCATGTGCAACCAATGTTAACCCGATTTTCATCTGACAACTTTGTCATGACTATAGTACATACCTATGACAATTTCACCAACAATTAGCTTGGAAGATGATCCTGTAGCACGAACATAATATCAGTACGAGTACATAGGAAGTGATAGTTAGTTAATAATACTATTAAGTGTGGAGGAAGTAAACCACAAGATTTAAACCGGAAAACAAAGAGATATTGCAACTCAGACAGCTAGAGGATCGAGTCATATAGAAATAGTGGAAGAGGACAAATACGGACTGAAAACAATATCGGCAAGGTAGTTAGCCTTTTCcgtagacatttttttttttttatccttgaagtcaaatcaattttgaatttaactTGATTGTTCATCCACTAGTACCttgtctaaattttatttttagttggtttgaaaatatttttagtttatacagactaaaattgtaattagtatttattattattattattattgttgttgttgttgttgtttggaaAAGGTTAGAAGTAGCTTATAACACTCATAAACGTAAATAAACATgataattaattattcaaattaaaaaaaaaccaccgcATTGTGTGTGGGATTATATATTTAATCTCTTAATTTAAATGTATTGAAAAGTAGTATCAAGAGCATCCAAATAGACAGATAACAAAATTGATAGACATGGTCGATTAGGATTTTCAAATGGGAATAGGACTAAATTGATAGACAATTGAGTTCTATCAAGAGCACCTAAATACACAAAGCAAGATTCATCGACAGGGTTGATAAATATTATCCCAGAACTTGACTTAGTTCTGATCCCATCTAAGTAGTTAGATCAAACATCCTAATCATCCATCAATTTCATATTCTCGCAAAGAGAACCAAGGAATTAGCCCATCATTGACCagaggaaaatattttacttattcTGAATTGAAAGCATAGCCTTTTGGGGGGAGGCAGACAATGACCCCtctcccaaatttttttttttaatattagaatatatactacatattaattttagcaattttgttctataaaattatactttgtcccttaataatattattaattcttttaaaagtgatgttatagtcacaaaattttctacaataattttacaaacaattgaggtagcaaattcttattaattTACATCTAAATTCACTACTTACAACACATTTTTACTTGTTAATAACCACTCatcacatcaataatttataaaaaaacctTTATAACTCTAGCACTTTCTTCTTTATAAAGACCATAAAAATAAtctataaatttaaaacaaaatatccAAGCTATAAAAAttagtccaacaacaaaaactataaagaaaaattaagtctaatcaatcaattttacctaaaacaaacaaaatggcgttttaaaaaattctaaacaagaTAATTGTCCTTACCCAATAATATGCATCAAAATCacacataccaaaaaaaaaaaaaaacctcagcAGCAA is a genomic window containing:
- the LOC142631898 gene encoding LEAF RUST 10 DISEASE-RESISTANCE LOCUS RECEPTOR-LIKE PROTEIN KINASE-like 2.1; translated protein: MHPHLFPTIKLSLMIVTITLIHFPTSLLADNELYLTCEAPFNCSNFLNLSYPFWGSNRPNYCGHPSFQLDCSSNVPQSNITTMNFRVLEINSSSRILRVARTDYFDTICPAAFVNTTIDNNLFSYSTSDDTKLTLYYNCHTPVAALPNLDFYQFNCSINSSTNFINYFTQSFQTFLTISNLTGACNYWVNVPVLQSAVPTTATYDAVIAAIDSGFMLRWDASDSQCDTCLKAGGLCGSDPTTSAFACHCTYGTFASGCRTVSIRSSSKLIVGEIVIGIAAAVLVIIVVCIIICCLRREQLSKALIFRRTARKNDENLKAIILSYGSIAPKHYSYSEIKKMTNSFLNKLGQGGYSSVYKGKLPDGKLVAVKVLSESKGNGEDFVNEVASISRTSHVNIVILLGFSCEKNKRALIYEFMPNGSLDKFIYHRDSSATNCRLEWKILYKIAVDIARGLEYLHRGCSTRILHFDIKPQNILLDEDFNPKISDFGLAKLCQRKDSIVSMLGMRGTAGYIAPEVFSRNFGGVSHKSDVYSYGMLVLEMVGGRKNFDNGVSNSSEKYFPDCIYKEVELGMGGRTCGVMTAEEQETTRKMILVSLWCIQTNPSDRPSMNKVVEMLEGTLHSLQIPPKPFLCSPEGSPVDSCTTS